A single genomic interval of Cucumis sativus cultivar 9930 chromosome 7, Cucumber_9930_V3, whole genome shotgun sequence harbors:
- the LOC101205039 gene encoding homeobox protein knotted-1-like LET6, which yields MEGGGSSGSSCSFMATCNSTTNNNNSNNTSMMMMMINKTHNNPQTFDNKMFLPLSWSSSTSNNNNNNNVQTQTPLSAFLPQPHTNNSNDHVVPPTSTSKAKIMAHPLFPRLLTAYVNCQKVGAPPEVVARLEQACAVATGSCRAAGHGNDPALDQFMEAYCEMLTKYEQELTKPFKEAMLFFSRIESQLKAEAVSSDGFELVGQNECSKEIEVDMNENYIDPQAEVKELKGQLLRKYSGYLGSLKQEFLKKKKNGKLPKEARQQLLDWWSRHYKWPYPSESQKVALAESTGLDLKQINNWFINQRKRHWKPTEDMQFVVMDAGHPHYYLDNVICNPFSMDCSSSHSDSHM from the exons ATGGAAGGAGGTGGATCCAGTGGTAGCAGCTGTTCTTTCATGGCTACTTGTAACAGCACgaccaacaacaacaattctAATAACACTTccatgatgatgatgatgatcaaTAAAACTCATAATAATCCTCAAACATTTGACAACAAGATGTTCTTGCCTTTGTCTTGGtcttcttctacttccaacaacaacaacaataataatgttcAAACTCAAACTCCTCTTTCTGCCTTTCTTCCTCAACCTCATACAAATAATAGTAACGATCATGTTGTTCCTCCTACTTCTACTTCCAAAGCTAAAATTATGGCTCATCCTCTCTTCCCTCGCCTCCTTACTGCTTATGTCAACTGTCAAAAG GTGGGTGCGCCGCCTGAAGTCGTAGCGAGGCTGGAGCAAGCATGCGCGGTGGCGACGGGAAGCTGTAGGGCGGCGGGGCATGGGAATGATCCAGCGTTGGATCAGTTCATGGAGGCTTATTGTGAGATGTTGACTAAATATGAACAGGAGTTGACCAAACCTTTTAAAGAAGCAATGCTTTTTTTCTCAAGAATTGAGTCTCAGCTGAAAGCCGAAGCAGTTTCTTCTGATG GTTTCGAGTTGGTTGGGCAAAACGAGTGCTCGAAGGAGATTGAGGTTgatatgaatgaaaattacatCGACCCTCAAGCTGAAGTGAAGGAACTCAAAGGCCAGCTTCTACGCAAATACAGTGGATATCTTGGCAGCCTAAAACAAGagtttttgaagaagaagaaaaacggAAAGTTACCCAAAGAAGCTCGACAACAATTGCTCGACTGGTGGAGCCGACACTACAAATGGCCATATCCCTCG GAATCGCAAAAGGTGGCGTTGGCAGAGTCGACGGGGCTAGACTTGAAGCAGATCAATAATTGGTTTATTAACCAAAGGAAGAGGCATTGGAAGCCAACAGAAGATATGCAATTTGTGGTGATGGATGCTGGTCATCCACATTACTATTTGGACAATGTCATATGCAATCCTTTCTCTATGGATTGTTCTTCCTCTCATTCTGACTCACATATGTAA